In Sebaldella termitidis ATCC 33386, one DNA window encodes the following:
- a CDS encoding epoxyqueuosine reductase QueH, translated as MNKINYNKKMEEIIKSLAGKKAKLLLHSCCAPCSSYVLEYLSSSFDITLYYYNQNIHPESEYIRRFNELKDFTGEVYKGKIEIISETYNPTEFFDTIHNYEDKAEGGSRCSLCYHMRLKKAAERAKEGGFDYFGSVLTISPHKNADRINLIGANLEKIYNIKFLYSDFKKNNGFKRSLEISREYDLYRQQYCGCSFSIRNQAEYL; from the coding sequence ATGAATAAAATAAATTATAATAAAAAAATGGAAGAAATCATAAAAAGCTTAGCCGGGAAAAAGGCTAAGCTTTTGCTTCACAGCTGCTGTGCACCGTGCAGCTCATATGTACTGGAATATTTATCTTCTTCTTTTGATATTACACTTTACTATTATAACCAGAATATACACCCCGAAAGTGAATATATACGAAGATTCAATGAATTAAAGGATTTTACCGGAGAAGTCTACAAAGGTAAAATAGAGATTATTTCTGAAACATATAATCCGACGGAATTTTTTGATACTATACATAATTATGAGGATAAAGCCGAGGGCGGTTCACGCTGTTCATTATGCTACCATATGAGATTAAAAAAAGCGGCAGAAAGAGCAAAAGAGGGGGGCTTTGATTACTTTGGCTCTGTTCTTACTATCAGCCCTCATAAGAATGCTGACAGAATTAATCTGATCGGTGCAAACCTTGAAAAAATATATAACATAAAATTTTTATATTCCGATTTCAAAAAGAATAATGGTTTTAAAAGATCACTTGAAATCAGCAGGGAATATGATCTTTACAGACAGCAGTACTGCGGCTGTTCTTTTTCTATAAGAAATCAGGCGGAATATTTATAA
- a CDS encoding DNA-3-methyladenine glycosylase, producing MRFDREYFLRDALEVGPEILGHYLIRKINDRTVKTMITEVEAYVGPEDKGAHTYKNKRTARTEPMFSEGGHAYVYLIYGMYNCINIVCQRKGKPEALLLRAVEPLNEFDLLFDNRSPVKNIHNLSNGPGKLCSALGIDRTFSGYDLISGKELYLEKNENRKDIEVVCSKRIGIDYAEEYKDKLWRFYIKNNKFISKK from the coding sequence ATGAGGTTTGACAGAGAATATTTTTTACGTGATGCACTTGAAGTAGGGCCCGAAATTTTGGGTCATTATCTTATAAGAAAAATAAACGACAGGACTGTAAAGACAATGATAACAGAAGTAGAGGCGTATGTGGGACCGGAGGATAAGGGCGCCCATACTTATAAGAATAAAAGAACAGCAAGAACAGAGCCGATGTTTAGTGAAGGCGGACATGCATATGTATATTTGATTTACGGAATGTATAACTGTATAAATATAGTATGTCAGCGGAAGGGAAAGCCAGAAGCACTGCTGCTGAGAGCCGTAGAGCCTTTGAATGAATTTGATCTTCTTTTTGATAACAGAAGCCCTGTGAAAAATATACATAATCTTAGCAACGGACCAGGAAAATTATGCTCGGCTCTCGGAATAGACAGAACCTTTTCAGGATACGATCTTATCAGCGGGAAAGAATTATATCTGGAAAAAAATGAAAACAGAAAAGATATTGAGGTAGTATGCTCTAAGAGAATTGGTATTGATTATGCAGAAGAATATAAAGATAAGCTTTGGAGATTTTATATAAAAAATAATAAATTTATAAGTAAAAAATAA
- a CDS encoding rod shape-determining protein: MGFFSRTFNFFRIKKSLAIDLGTANTLIYDRQKKKIVLNEPSVVAQDRKTKKVIAVGKEAREMLGKTPDSIIAVKPLKDGVIADFDVTREMLRLFLHKIYGRSPFKPEVMICVPLEVTSVEKKALFDSITGAKKVYIIEEGRAAVLGSGVNISAPEGNMVIDIGGGSTDIAILSLDEIVVSKSLRIASNTFDDDIIKYVKKKYSLLIGERTAEKIKKELGTAIPLEEEEIIDIKGRDLITGLPKTVKLSSNEIYEAIRDSLYEIINNTKEVLEKCPPELVVDILDNGIVMTGGGSLVRNFTNLMEEETKINVFLAEQPLESVVLGGGLAFDNRNLLRTLQMKENT, from the coding sequence ATGGGATTTTTTTCTAGGACATTTAATTTTTTTAGAATAAAAAAAAGTTTGGCAATTGATTTAGGAACAGCCAACACACTGATTTACGACAGACAGAAAAAGAAAATAGTACTAAATGAACCGTCAGTAGTGGCGCAGGACAGAAAAACAAAAAAGGTAATAGCAGTGGGAAAAGAAGCAAGAGAAATGTTAGGAAAAACACCTGACAGCATTATTGCGGTAAAACCGCTGAAGGACGGAGTAATAGCTGATTTTGACGTTACAAGAGAAATGCTTAGATTATTTCTTCATAAAATATACGGAAGATCGCCTTTTAAGCCGGAAGTAATGATATGTGTACCTTTGGAAGTAACTTCTGTAGAGAAAAAAGCCCTGTTTGATTCTATTACCGGAGCTAAAAAAGTATACATCATAGAAGAAGGAAGAGCAGCAGTTCTGGGATCAGGAGTAAATATTTCCGCACCTGAAGGAAACATGGTAATAGATATAGGAGGAGGTTCTACTGATATAGCAATTCTGTCTCTTGACGAAATAGTTGTCAGTAAGTCCCTGAGAATAGCTAGTAATACATTTGATGATGATATTATAAAATATGTTAAGAAAAAATACAGTCTTCTTATAGGGGAAAGAACAGCAGAAAAGATAAAAAAGGAACTTGGAACTGCAATACCGCTTGAGGAAGAGGAAATAATAGACATAAAGGGAAGAGATTTAATCACGGGACTTCCAAAAACTGTAAAACTTTCTTCGAATGAAATATATGAAGCTATAAGAGATTCATTATATGAAATTATAAATAACACAAAAGAAGTATTGGAAAAATGTCCGCCGGAGCTGGTTGTGGATATATTGGATAATGGTATAGTTATGACAGGCGGAGGTTCGCTTGTAAGAAACTTTACAAACCTGATGGAAGAAGAGACAAAGATAAATGTATTCCTTGCTGAACAGCCGCTGGAATCTGTAGTTCTGGGCGGAGGACTGGCATTTGATAACAGAAATCTTCTGAGAACTCTTCAAATGAAGGAAAATACGTAA
- a CDS encoding pyridoxamine 5'-phosphate oxidase family protein — protein MKRNFEREKKELFDKIGKTYNMVLSASYEGNVSSRMVTVILFNEKFYITSMGSEKLEQIEKNPNIALCADTIQIKGTGKILGYASDEKNKEIMTEYKNILPASFERFASKPEAVLAEFVLIECRWWKDIQVMDGVIIDFEDKRAVSRV, from the coding sequence ATGAAAAGAAATTTTGAAAGAGAAAAAAAGGAATTATTTGATAAAATAGGGAAAACATATAATATGGTATTGTCTGCTTCATATGAGGGGAATGTAAGCTCACGTATGGTAACTGTTATTCTGTTTAATGAAAAATTCTATATTACGTCTATGGGAAGTGAAAAGCTGGAACAGATAGAAAAAAATCCTAATATAGCACTATGTGCAGATACTATACAGATAAAAGGAACCGGAAAAATTTTAGGATATGCTTCAGATGAGAAAAATAAAGAAATTATGACAGAATATAAAAATATACTTCCCGCTTCATTTGAGCGTTTTGCATCAAAGCCGGAAGCAGTGCTGGCAGAATTTGTTCTTATAGAATGCAGATGGTGGAAAGATATACAGGTGATGGATGGTGTAATTATAGATTTTGAAGATAAGAGAGCAGTTTCAAGAGTATAA
- a CDS encoding DNA polymerase III gamma/tau subunits, translating into MSIKDLKDTFLIDRLINEAAKDKESASYLFYGDKRVDLLFYALEFSKLFLCENFKDNDYCGVCNVCKSVDNYSYPDIEIINKDEQGVKIDDVREIILNAIESPYKAKKKVYILNGVEKLRKESANALLKIIEEPPKNLYFILLSKSLNIIPTIKSRVMTFVIKPLDIEALEVEKEIYYFFDGNVKDIELWKKKKQDLSCGQLSLEEIFRNIEVYYIYNELTELLMRVQAEKLFNDKKEFMSKPDFKIFKDYIKELLEIYEDTEDSFDVEKLKNNDDFALHLQAVNLYLKEIYLIIKIKYIQSIMMLGKNYKYYKSSEKIEVNQRVNDIFTKNKKDLKNFLDRLIFIKKNKIKNLKKIIEIKNSIDNNVNIRALISNFFMFYE; encoded by the coding sequence ATGAGCATAAAGGATCTTAAAGATACTTTTTTAATAGACAGACTGATTAATGAGGCTGCTAAAGATAAAGAAAGCGCAAGTTATCTTTTTTATGGTGATAAAAGAGTAGACTTGCTTTTTTATGCTTTAGAGTTTTCAAAACTTTTTTTGTGTGAAAATTTTAAGGATAATGATTACTGCGGTGTGTGCAATGTATGCAAAAGTGTAGATAATTATTCATATCCTGATATAGAAATAATAAATAAAGATGAGCAGGGTGTAAAAATAGATGATGTAAGGGAAATAATACTAAATGCCATAGAATCACCATATAAGGCAAAGAAAAAAGTTTATATCCTGAACGGAGTGGAAAAGCTGCGTAAAGAATCAGCAAATGCATTACTGAAAATAATAGAAGAACCGCCAAAAAATCTTTATTTCATACTCCTTTCAAAGAGTCTGAATATAATTCCGACTATAAAATCAAGAGTTATGACTTTTGTGATAAAACCGCTTGATATAGAAGCTCTGGAGGTAGAAAAAGAAATCTACTATTTTTTTGACGGAAATGTAAAAGATATAGAACTATGGAAAAAGAAAAAACAAGATCTTAGCTGCGGACAGCTTTCTCTGGAGGAGATTTTCAGAAATATCGAAGTATATTATATTTATAATGAGCTGACGGAGCTTCTTATGAGAGTACAGGCAGAAAAGCTGTTCAACGATAAAAAGGAGTTTATGAGCAAGCCGGACTTTAAGATCTTTAAGGATTATATAAAAGAGCTGCTGGAGATTTATGAAGATACAGAGGATTCTTTTGATGTGGAAAAGCTAAAGAATAATGATGATTTTGCCCTTCATCTTCAGGCTGTGAATCTGTATCTCAAAGAAATCTATCTGATTATAAAGATAAAGTATATACAAAGTATAATGATGCTTGGTAAAAATTATAAATATTATAAAAGCTCTGAAAAGATAGAGGTTAATCAAAGAGTAAACGATATTTTTACTAAAAATAAAAAAGATTTAAAGAATTTTTTGGACAGATTGATTTTTATAAAGAAAAATAAAATAAAGAATCTGAAAAAAATAATAGAAATAAAAAACAGTATTGATAATAATGTAAATATAAGAGCTCTGATTTCTAATTTTTTTATGTTTTATGAGTAG
- a CDS encoding Bax inhibitor-1/YccA family protein: protein MRNDDFGHDDYRSGYLDYEEINRIVAQKMTGCILWMVVGLLVSGISGFLVMTNVEIMSLIFGTNLYYVLFFVELGLVFMFSMMLMKASVGALRGMFLLYAVLNGITLSIIGYIYTGESIIYVFLGTVVYYACLAAYGYLTRDNLGRYLPYVMAGLIALIVVSLLNIFMKNDYFYWIMSYAGVIIFSAFTAIDMNIIRHRLTDYAMEDNTMLDRIQIAGALNLYLDFINLFLYLLRLFGKKR, encoded by the coding sequence ATGAGAAATGATGATTTTGGACATGATGATTACAGATCAGGCTACCTTGATTATGAAGAGATAAACAGAATTGTAGCTCAGAAAATGACTGGGTGTATACTTTGGATGGTTGTCGGGCTTCTTGTATCTGGGATAAGTGGATTTTTAGTAATGACAAATGTTGAAATAATGAGTCTTATATTTGGAACAAACTTGTATTATGTATTGTTTTTTGTGGAACTAGGTCTTGTATTTATGTTTTCGATGATGTTAATGAAAGCTTCTGTAGGAGCATTACGTGGAATGTTTTTATTATACGCTGTACTAAACGGGATAACTTTAAGCATAATAGGTTATATTTATACAGGCGAGTCAATTATTTATGTATTTTTAGGGACAGTAGTATATTATGCCTGTCTTGCTGCATATGGTTATCTTACAAGAGATAATTTAGGAAGATATCTTCCTTATGTAATGGCTGGTTTAATAGCACTTATAGTAGTGTCTCTGTTAAATATTTTTATGAAAAATGATTATTTTTACTGGATAATGTCATATGCAGGAGTAATAATATTTTCGGCATTCACAGCAATAGATATGAATATAATCAGACACAGACTCACAGACTATGCTATGGAAGACAATACTATGCTGGACAGAATACAAATAGCAGGGGCATTAAATTTATATCTTGATTTTATAAATTTATTCCTTTATTTATTAAGACTTTTCGGGAAAAAAAGATAA
- a CDS encoding helix-turn-helix transcriptional regulator, protein MKIERLLSIIVILLERKKVPAPRLAEIFEVSTRTIYRDIDTLNAAGIPVITYPGVNGGVGILEEFKLEKNLFTSEDLSSLLTGLSSISSAFSSSEITNALIKLKGIIPEKRLKDIEKKTNRIIIDLTPWKNTNNVSSDLKSIKSAMDKNKILTFKYEDRQRKKSTRKIEPYRIILKGNDWYVEGFCILRNDFRYFKLSRISDLKITKKSFAPREIPEAEPENGPIQENIIILRVSVDKSLKGEFTELYGEQCFISEKDSKYVADIPFADNEYSYRILMGFADKCEILEPKNIRNEFISRIKKAAALYKM, encoded by the coding sequence ATGAAAATAGAACGTCTGCTTTCTATTATTGTTATTCTGCTGGAAAGAAAAAAAGTACCTGCACCAAGACTGGCTGAAATTTTTGAAGTCTCTACGCGTACTATTTACAGAGATATTGACACTCTTAATGCTGCTGGAATTCCTGTCATTACTTATCCAGGTGTCAATGGCGGTGTAGGAATCCTTGAGGAATTTAAACTTGAAAAAAATTTATTTACTTCTGAGGACCTTAGTTCGCTTCTTACAGGACTCAGCAGTATCAGCTCTGCTTTTTCAAGCTCTGAAATCACAAACGCACTGATCAAGCTGAAAGGAATCATTCCGGAAAAAAGGCTGAAAGATATAGAAAAGAAAACAAACAGAATAATTATTGACCTTACTCCATGGAAAAATACAAATAATGTCAGCTCTGATCTGAAAAGCATTAAGTCTGCAATGGACAAAAATAAAATCCTGACCTTCAAATATGAGGACAGACAGCGAAAAAAAAGTACACGCAAAATAGAGCCGTACAGAATTATACTTAAAGGTAATGACTGGTATGTTGAGGGGTTTTGCATTCTGCGAAATGATTTCAGATATTTTAAATTATCCAGAATATCTGACTTAAAAATTACAAAAAAATCATTTGCACCAAGAGAGATTCCCGAAGCTGAGCCTGAAAACGGCCCTATTCAGGAAAATATAATAATATTGAGAGTATCTGTTGATAAATCACTAAAAGGGGAATTTACCGAATTATATGGAGAACAATGTTTTATTTCTGAAAAAGACAGTAAATATGTAGCTGATATACCATTTGCTGATAATGAATACAGTTACCGGATTTTGATGGGTTTTGCAGATAAATGTGAGATTCTTGAGCCTAAAAACATAAGAAATGAATTTATTTCAAGAATAAAAAAAGCTGCCGCTCTTTACAAAATGTAG
- the argS gene encoding arginine--tRNA ligase, which yields MELINKQLEKLIYENVKNIFNIDSDIEIQSSNKKGFGDFATNFAMVNSKTLGKNPREIAQTFIDNFSENDIIEKLEIAGPGFINIFLKSKFINSEFKKIGKEDYDFSFLDNGKKTIIDYSSPNIAKRMHIGHLRSTIIGDSIKRIMKFTGFEILADNHIGDWGTQFGKLIVGYDRWLDQKNYEEDPIEELERIYVKFSEESKNDPELESIAREELRKLQSGDERNNRLWHEFIDISLKEYDKIYKRLNITFDLYNGESFYNDMMPDILDILVSRKIAVEDQDALVVFFDEDTKLHPCIVQKKDGSFLYSTSDLATIKYRREVLHIDKAIYITDERQQDHFRQVFKIAEILGDGFDYEKVHVWFGIMRFKDGIFSTRLGNIIKLNDLLDEAKKEVRKTIEIKNPGIPDDEKEKISEIVGIGAIKYFDLSQNRTSPVIFEWEKVLSFEGNTGPYLQYTYARIMSVFRKLNGENIGYNEESEIILESDIERDLSLMLLNFPNIVVKAGETYRPNLIADYLFETAKTFSTFYNQKHIANETDLALRNSRITLASKTAHVLKAGLDLLGIKTVDRM from the coding sequence ATGGAACTTATTAATAAACAGCTTGAAAAACTAATATATGAAAATGTTAAAAATATTTTTAACATTGATTCAGACATAGAAATTCAAAGCTCAAACAAAAAAGGATTTGGAGATTTTGCTACGAATTTTGCCATGGTTAATTCAAAAACACTTGGTAAAAATCCAAGGGAAATTGCCCAGACATTCATAGATAATTTTTCAGAAAATGATATTATCGAAAAACTTGAAATTGCCGGACCAGGCTTTATAAATATATTTTTGAAAAGTAAATTTATAAATAGTGAATTTAAAAAAATAGGGAAAGAAGACTATGATTTTTCATTCCTTGATAACGGGAAAAAAACTATTATTGACTATTCATCGCCTAATATAGCCAAAAGAATGCATATCGGCCACCTTAGAAGTACGATTATAGGTGATTCCATAAAAAGAATCATGAAATTTACCGGTTTTGAGATATTGGCGGATAATCATATCGGCGACTGGGGAACACAGTTTGGTAAATTAATCGTTGGTTATGACAGATGGCTTGATCAAAAAAATTATGAAGAAGACCCTATAGAGGAATTGGAAAGAATCTATGTAAAATTTTCCGAAGAATCCAAAAATGATCCTGAGCTGGAAAGCATCGCCCGTGAAGAACTGAGAAAGCTCCAGAGCGGTGATGAAAGAAATAACAGACTCTGGCATGAATTCATAGATATTTCACTAAAAGAATATGACAAAATCTACAAAAGACTTAATATTACATTTGATTTATATAACGGTGAATCATTTTATAATGATATGATGCCCGATATTCTGGATATACTTGTTTCAAGAAAGATAGCAGTAGAAGATCAGGATGCTCTTGTTGTATTTTTTGATGAAGATACAAAGCTTCACCCTTGTATAGTTCAGAAAAAAGACGGGAGTTTTCTGTATTCTACCTCAGATCTTGCAACTATAAAATATAGAAGAGAAGTGCTCCATATTGATAAAGCAATCTATATTACTGATGAAAGACAGCAGGATCATTTTAGACAGGTATTTAAAATAGCTGAGATACTTGGTGACGGCTTTGATTATGAAAAAGTACATGTTTGGTTTGGTATTATGAGATTTAAAGATGGAATATTCTCTACCAGACTGGGTAATATTATTAAACTTAATGACCTTCTGGATGAAGCCAAAAAAGAAGTACGTAAAACTATTGAAATCAAAAATCCGGGAATCCCTGATGATGAAAAAGAAAAAATTTCTGAAATTGTCGGTATCGGAGCTATCAAATATTTTGATCTTAGTCAGAACAGAACTTCACCTGTTATATTTGAATGGGAAAAGGTACTGAGCTTTGAAGGAAATACAGGACCGTATTTACAGTATACATATGCAAGAATTATGTCTGTTTTTAGAAAGCTTAACGGAGAGAATATAGGATATAACGAAGAATCAGAAATCATTCTGGAATCTGACATAGAAAGAGACCTGTCGCTTATGCTTCTGAATTTTCCAAATATAGTGGTAAAAGCCGGGGAAACATACAGACCAAACCTGATTGCAGATTACTTATTTGAAACAGCAAAAACTTTCAGTACTTTTTATAATCAAAAGCATATTGCAAATGAAACAGATTTAGCACTACGAAATTCAAGAATAACTCTTGCTTCCAAAACGGCACATGTTTTAAAAGCAGGACTGGATCTTCTTGGAATCAAAACTGTCGACAGAATGTAA